The following nucleotide sequence is from Candidatus Bipolaricaulis sibiricus.
GACAGGAAGGAGAGCGACAGGCAGCTGGACCGCGAGATCACCCCGCTGCAGGCGCATCACCCCTCCGTCCGTCGCCTGCGTCTCCAGAAGGGCCTTCTTGTCCACATCCGTGACGAGAAGCTTCAGGTCGGACCCGTCCGGCCTCACGCTGACCGCGATCTCGACGACGAACCGTCCGCTCGTCCCGGCATCCTCCGTCAGCTGCAACGTCGTGGCCGTCTCACCCACCGTGAGTTCAACGGCGGCCCTGTCGGCACCGCACGTGGTGTCGAGGGACAGATCGTGTAGCGTGACCCTGAACAGAGCCGGTTCAACCGCTATTGCCCTCTCCCAGACCATCGAATCGTTGTTCAGCCGGTCCACGGCGAGGACCCGCTGACCGGGGTCGCGCGGGCCCACCCGCGCCATCGCACACCGTCCGCCGCCGGCTTCCGTGGCGATCACGATCGTGTCCCCCAACTCAACGACGACCGCGGGGGCCGGGGCGGGGTCACAGGACCGACTCACGTGGATCGGTTCCGACTCGAGACGGTCGCCAACCCGCTTCAGGGAGACCCGGACCACAGTCCCTGTGCGCAGAACGACCAGCGTCGCCGTCCCGGTGGTCTCTGTGGCCTCGGCCATCACCACCCGGAACGTGCCGGCCAACGGAACCGTGGGGGCTGGATCCGCCGAAGCCTCCAGCCGAATCTCCGTCCCCAAAGCGGAGACCGCTACCAACGCCAACAGAACACCCATGATCCCGCGCCTCATCCTTGGCCTCCTTCGCCTCTCCGATGCGTGGACAGTGTACACACATCACCCTCGCAAGAACGTGATGGAGATTACATTCGCGCCACGGGTTACAATCGGAAGAACAAAGGGGGTCCGATGGAAGACAGGCTGCGTGAGGCCGTGGCGCGGAGCCACGCCGATTACACCGAGGCGCGTTGGGAACAGGTCACGCGGTCGCGGGTCGCATTCCAGCGCGATCAGCTGATGGCGCTCGAGTCGGGCGAGGAGGCAGGGGGGATCGTCCGCTGCCTCGTCAAGGGAGCGTGGGGAACCGCGGTGTTCACCGATCCGGCCGATCTCCCACGGAAGGTCGAGGAGGCCACGCACCTGGCGCGCACGGCGTCCGCCCACGTCAAGGATCCGGTGGCCTTGGCGCCCGTCGAGCCGGTCGAGGCGCGGTGGGAGGGCGCGATGAAACGCGACTTCCGCGGCGTGTCGTTGGACGAGAAGCGCCGGCTGGCCGAGGGCTACAACAAGTTCCTCCTCGGGTTCGCGCCGGAGATCGCGTCGACGAGCGTTCGCTACACCGATGCGTGGCGCAACGTTATCTACGCCAACTCGGAGGGGACCTACATCGAGCAGGGCATCCCCGACGTCACGCTCATGGTCGCGGCCGTGGCCCGCAAGAACGGGGACATCCAACAGGGCTTCGAGTCGCTGGGCTACGCCGCGGGATTCGAGGTCGCCCAAGGCCGGGAAGAGGACGCGGCGAAGGCCGCGCGACGGGCGGTGGACCTCCTGTCCGCCAAGCCGGTCCAGGGCGGCACGTACACGGTGATCCTCGACCCCGACCTGGCCGGGGTGTTCATCCACGAGGCGTTTGGCCACATCTGCGAGGCCGACTTCCTCCTCAAGAACGAGCCGATGCGCAAGGTGATGCAGCTCGGTACCCCATTCGGAGTCAGGTCCCTCAACGTGGTGGACGACGGCTACCGTCCCGGCGAGCGCGGCAACACCCCCTACGATGACGAGGGCGTCCCCTGGACCAAGGCGTACCTCATCAAGAACGGCGTCCTCACCGGGCTCATGCATTCCCGGGTCACGGCGCACAAGATGAAGGCGGTGCCGACCGGCAACGCCCGCGCCGTGTCGTGGGAGTACGAGCCGATCGTACGCATGCGCAACACGTACATCGAACCCGGGACGGCCACCCTCGACGAGATGCTCCGCGGAATCGAACGCGGGCTGTATGCCTGCTCCGCGTTCGGTGGCCAGACGATGTTCGAGCAGTTCACGTTCTCCGCCGCCTACGGCCACGAGATCGTGAACGGGAAGATCGGACCGATGGTCAAGGACGTCGTCCTCACCGGGAACGTGTTCCAGACCCTCCAGAACATCGAGATGATCGGGAACGACTTCAAGCTCGAGGGAAGCGCAGGCGGGTGCGGCAAGGGCGGCCAGTGGCCGCTCCCCACCACCACCGGCGCGCCTCACGTGCGCGTGCGGAACGTGACCGTAGGAGGGCGATGATGGACATCCTCAACCGAGTCGGGAGCAAGGCCGAGGCTGCGGAGCTCTACGAAGAACTGCGCGGGGGGATCGCGGTCAGCTTCAACGGCGGCGAAATCGAGACCGCGGGATCGGAGACCGTCCTTGGGCGGGCCCTGCGCGTGATCGCGGGGGGGAAGCTCGGGTTTGCCTCCACCGCCGGCGGGAGCGACGACGCGCTCGTCGCGTCCGCCCTCGGCGCGGCATCCCATGGCGACCCAGCTCCGTTCCGATTCGCGGCCGGCGACAGGACGCCCGTGGTCCCGGTCCCCGTGCTCGATCCGGCGGTCGAAGCGATTGGGGTGGACCAGCTCATCGCGTGGGGCGAGGAGGCGGTCCGGCGGATCAACGGGGAGTTCCCCCATCTGATCGTCAACGCCTCCCTCGGACGGGGAACGATCGAGGTCGTGGTGCGCACCTCGACCGGCGCGGAGCGACGCGAGAAGCGGTCGTACCTCTCGATGTCTGTGTCCGCAGAACAGATCAAGAAGGGCGACATCTGGTCCGTGTACGGGTCCCAGTTCGTGCGCCGCGCGGCGGACCTCGATCGCGACGCCCTGCTCGACGATGTCCTCCGCCAGCTCCGCTGGGGCAGCGCCATCGCCGCCCCCCCCACCGGCACCCCACCGGTCCTGTTCATGCCGACCGGGGTTCCCGTCCTCCTCCTCCCGCTGATGACGGGGTTCTCGGGGATGTCGGTGTTCCTCGGGACCTCGCCGCTCAAGGGCCGGCTTGGGGAAGCGGCGTTCGACGAGCGGTTCTCGCTCACCGACGATGGCGTGATCCCGTTCGGTCCGCGGTCGCGAACGTTCGACGACGAGGGAGTCCCCGCCGGGCGGCTTCCGTTGGTCGAGAGGGGCGTGATCCGAAGCTTCTACTACGACCTCCGGGCCGCGGCGCTGGCCCAGGCCACCTCCACCGGCAACGGGATCAAGGGCAGTCCGCTGGGCGGGGGAGGGTTCCGCGTTCCCCCGGGCCCCGCGCCGCGCAACCTCGTCCTCGCCCCCGGCGCAGGCTCGCTCGACGACCTCATCCGCGAGATGAAGGACGGGCTCGTGGTGGCTGGCGTCCTCGGCCTCGGGCAGGGCAACGTCCACTCGGGCGCGTTCTCGAACAACGTCGGCGTGGGGTTCGCCGTGAAGGGCGGCAAGGTCGTGGGCCGGGTCAAGAACACGATGATCGCCGGCAACGCCTACAACGTGCTCAAAGAGGGCATCCGGGCGATCGGGAGTACCCCCGAGTGGGTGTTCGGCGGGCTCCACCTTCCTCCGCTGCTCGTGGAGCGGGTCAGCGTGGTCGCCCAGCAGCCTTGACATTGTAACAGTGTTCTGTTACACTGCCCTCCGTGGTGCCCGGAGCGCCGCATCCGGAGGGGGAACGATGGACGAGGATCTGATCGCAAAGAAGGACGTCCTGGAGCAAGCCGGGATCTCGTACGGCCAGCTGTACCGGTGGAAGCGGAAGGGCCTCATCCCCGAGGCGTGGTTCATCCGCAAGGCCACGGTCACAGGGCAAGAGACGTTCTTTCCCCGCGACAAGATCCTGGCCCGGATCGAGCAGATCCGTTCCCTCAAGGAGGAGCAGTCCCTGGACGAGCTTGTGCAGATCCTCGCTCCCGAGACGGCACCCGAGTCCGTGAAGCACGACGATCCGACCGCGCTGTCCCCGATCGGAGCCGAGGGCCGCAAGTTGCTGTGGAAGGACCGGGGGTACACGTTCGGGGAGCTGGTGGCGCTGGCGTGCGGAGTCCACGCCCTGCGGTCCGGGACCCGGCCAGCCGAGGCCAAGCTCCTCGTGGACCTCGTGCGTGCGGAGGAGGCCGTCGTCCGCACGCCGACGGGGATGACCGTCGTGCTGGGGGAGAAGTCCCTCGAACAGGAAGGGTTTTCCGTGCGACTCACGCTGGGGGTGCTCGGGCACGAGCCCCTCAAACTCGACCGGGAGTCGCGCGTCAAGCACCGGGTCGACCTGGAGCAGATCACAGAGCACGTGAAGCTGGCGTTGAGGGAGGTGGCGTAGATGGAAGCCCAAAGCATCTCCATCTCCGGGTCCGGACGCGTTTCGGGGGGGGAATACACCCAGGTCCGCATCTCCGGCTCCGGGCGGGTGGAAGGCGACGTCGTGGCCCAAGAGATCCGCGTGTCCGGGGCAGCCCGGTTCCACGGTGACGTGAAGGCGAAGGAGATCGGCGTCTCCGGGGCCGGGAAGTTCTCGGGCCGCGTCGAGGCCGACGTGCTCGTCACCTCCGGAAGCTGCGGCATCGAGGGCGACGCCGAGGTCAAGGAACTCCGCTCCTCCGGTGCCCAACGGATCGGAGGCAGCTTCCGCGGGCACTACGTCCGCGTGAGCGGTGTGCTCCACGTGGCACGCGACCTCGAGACCGACGTGTTCACGTCGTCCGGCAAGTTCGAGATCGGGGGCCTGTTGAGCGCGGACCGCGTCGAGATCAAGCTCGTCGGGGACAGCCGAGCACAGGAGATCGGCGGGGAGAACATCGACATCCGCGCCAGCTCCGGGTTCAGCTTCGGGTTCAGCCTCACCCGCGGGCTCCAGTTCGGGGTCGGCATTGGCACCCTCGTCGTGAAGCAGATCGAGGGCGACAACGTCCACCTCGAGGCCACCACCGCCGAGGTCGTGCGCGGCAAAGTCGTCCGCATCGGCCCCGCGTGCCGAATCGGCCGCGTGGAGTACACCGAGTCCCTCGAGGTGCACCCCGAGGCGGCGGTTGGCGAGAGGATCAAGCGATGATCATCGGGGCGATCCTACGGCTCATCGGCGGCGTGATCGGCCTTGTGGGGGGGCTCATCGGAGCGGTGTTCGGCGCCGGGGGAGCCCTGCTCGCCGCCGTCGTGCTCGTGCCGTTGCTCGTGTTGGGCATCCTCCTCGTGGTGGGGTTGCTCCTGATCCCCGTGCTGCTCCCGATCGTCCTCGTCGCGGTCGGGATCTGGGTCGTGTGGCGGATCGTCACTCCCGGCCGAGCACGCGTGCGGTAGATCCCTAGCGCAGACCAGCCACGTCCCGCCGGCCGTGAGCCGCGATCCGCGGGCCCCGTCCCCCAGCTCTGCTCTCCCTGTGCACGACGGCCGCCGCCGGGGGGCCTGTGACCTCGGACCCCGCAACCGCGTGCCGGGCCCGTCGGGGGTGAACCCCTGCCCGACCGAACGTCCGATCCCCTCCGCCGGCGTGAGGCCAGGCGTCCCTCGGCCCGCGAGGAGCGCACCGCGACCTGAACGGGTATAGTCGGAACATGATCCCAGCCTGCTGTGGGGATGCAGAGCGCAGCGGCCCCGGGTCGGCGACGCGCCAGACCCGGGTTCCACGGAGCGGTCCCGCGCCCTTCACCCCCCGCGGTGACGTAGCCCAACAAGGAGAGCCCGATGCCCAAGCCCACTGAAGCCGAGTTCTACGCCGCCGTAGAGCGCTTCTTCGGTCAGATGCTCGAGGAAGTCCCCGTGGCCGCGACCCAGTTCGGCGACCACCGGTTCGACCACCGGCTTGGCGACCACAGCGCTGCCGCCCGAGCCCGGCAGGAGAAGCTCCTCCGGGAAGCGCTCGCCCAGCTCACCGAGCTCGACGTCGCCGGGTGGTCCCTCGACGCCCGCATCGACCGAACCCTCATGCTGCACCTCGTGAAGTCGTTCCTGCGCGGCTTCGAGAAGCTGCGGGGCCACGAGCGGAGCCCGGGGATGTACATCAATGAGTGCCTTGGCGGGGTGTTCCTCCTGTTGGTGCGCAGCTTCGCCCCGTTCCGCGTGCGGATGAGGAGCGTCCTCGGCCGGCTCCGGGAGGTCCCCCGGGTGCTCGCCCAGGGCAAGGAGAACATCGTTCCAGAAAAGGTCCCTGCCGTATGGGCCGAGGTCGCCCTCGAGGGGGCCCGGCGGGGACTGGTGTTGTTCAACGTTGTCATCCCCCTGTTGAGCCTGCGCACCCCGCTCCTGTTCCCGAAGGTCCTCGTGGCGAGCCGGAGGGCGGCCAAGGCGCTCCGCGACTACTGCCGATTCCTGGAGCGCGACGTCCTTCCCAAGGCGCGGGGCGAGTTCGCGGTCGGCAAGGAGCTGTTCGAGGAAATCCTCCGCGAGGACCACATGCTCGACTACACGGCCGATGGGTTGCTCGAGCAAGGCTGGAAGCTGTTCAACGACACCCTGGCCCAGATGGAGACCGTCGCCGCGAAGGCCGCGCCGGGGAAGACGGCCCGCGAGATCCTCGACGAAGCGAAGAAGAACCACCCCCAGAGGGGCGAGCTCCTGTCCGTCTACCGCCGCGAGGTGGCACGCGTCCGCCAGTTCGTCATCGATCGCGCGATCGTCACCATCCCCGAAGGGGAGAAGCTGCAGATCCGGGCCACCCCGCCCTCGATGCGGCCCGTCATTCCCTACGCGGCGTACATGATGCCGGGCCCCCTAGAGAAGAAGCAGGAAGGGATTTTCCTCGTGACGCCCGTCGATCGGTGGATGCCCCGCAAGGCCCAGGAAGAGAAGCTTCAGGGCCACAACTACGCGAAGATCCCCGTGACCGCCCTCCACGAGGCGTACCCCGGCCATCACCTCCAGCTCGTGTACGCCAACCGCCACACGAAGACCCTTCCCCGCAAGCTCGGGTCGGCCCTGTCCTCGCTGTTCGTCGAGGGGTGGGCGTTCTACTGCGAGGAGCTGATGGAGGAGCTGGGGTACATCCGCGAGCCCGTGCAGAAGCTGGCGCGACTGAAGGACCAGCTGTGGCGCGCGGCGCGGATCATCCTCGACGTGTCCCTCCACACGGGGGCGATGACCCCCGACCAAGCGATCGACTTCCTGGTCGAGAAGGTAGGTCTGGAGCGAACGAATGCCCGGGCGGAGGTTCTCCGGTACACGTCAAGCCCCACCCAGCCCATGAGCTACCTCATCGGCAAGCTGGAGATCCTCAAGGTGATCGAGGAGTACAAGCGGCGGAACCCCAAGGCCACGATGCGCGAGACCCACGACTCCATCCTCGCCTGCGGGTCGCTGCCCCCGAAGCTCCTCGCCGAGCGGCTGCTCGGGGGGTAGGAACGTCAGCGGGAGGGCGCGCCCGGAAGAGGCACCCGGGGGCGGTGGGCGCTCCTCGCGCGGGCGGTGCTGCGGGTCCGACGCCCGTCCGCGGCGCGCTCGGCCTGCCGCGGGGCCCGATCCTCCGCCCTTGGCTCATGGAGCGGGACGTCATCGCTCACCCCTCCCGCGGCGGGAGGACGGCCAAGGCGACCCAGACCGAGAACCTGCAACCGTCGGCCCGTGCCCCCCGCGCCCCGGGCCGCTCCACCCGCAGGGGGTCCTCCGGCTCGCCCGTCAGCCGCTGTGGAGCGGGCGGCCGAGGAGGGCGAGCGCTGCCTCCCACAGCCCTTCCGGAAACGTGGGGTGGGCGTGGACCGTCTCCGCGAGCGCGTCCGCCGTCAGACCCGCCTGAATCGCCAGCGTTGCCTCGGCGACGAGATCCGAGGCGTGGGCCCCGACGAACTCCGCCCCGATCACCTTCCCGGCAGGATCGGCCACGACCTGCACGTGCCCCTCGGGCTCTCCCTCCGCCCATGCCCGGCCGAGCGCCGCCAGCGGAAACCGGCCCACGCGCAGCCCCTGCGCCGCCGCCTCGTCGACCGGAACCCCCACCAGCGCCACCTCGGGCTGGGTGAAGATCGCCTGGGGCACGGCCCACTCGACCCGTTCCTCCTGCCCACAGGCGACGTGCGAGGACGCTCCTCGCGCGGCCAGTTCCTCGGCGACGAGAAGGCCCTCGTGCGATGCCTTGTGGGCAAGCATCCACCCGCCGCGCAGATCCCCGATCGCGTACACGCCCGGTGCCGCCGCGAACCTCTCGTCCGTAACGGCGAAGCCCCTTTCCATGCGGACGCCGACTGCATCCAGCCCGGCGCTGTCCGTTGCCGCCCTCCGTCCCACCGCCACCAGCACCGCATCGGCCGGGATCTCCTCCTCGCCGGCCCCCGACCGCACGACGATCCCGTGGGGCGTGAGCCGCTCGGCGCGCACCCCCAACCGCACTCCGATCCCCTGCGCGGCGAGCGCACGGCGCAGGACCGACTCCCCACGGCGGGACAGGCCCACGCCAGGCAGCAGGCGATCCAACAGCTCCACCACCGTCACCTCGCTCCCGAGGCGGCGGTACACCGTGCCCAGCTCCAGCCCGATCACCCCGCCCCCGATCACGACCAACCGCTCCGGGACGCGCGTCAGTCGCAACGCATCCGACGAAGACCACACGCGCTCTCCGTCGAACGGGAACCCCGGCAGCTCCACCGGGCGCGACCCCGTCGCGAGAACGATCGTCTGGGCCCCCACCTCCCGTTCCCCATCTCCCGATCGAATGCGAACGCGGCCCGGGCCGGCGATCGTGGCCTCGCCCACCACCACCTCCACCTTCGCCCCGGCAAGGAGCTTCGCCACGCCACCTCGCAGTCCGTCCACCACCTCCCCGACCCACGATCGCAGGCGGTCGAGGTCCACCGCCGCGTCGAGCGCGATCCCCATCCGGGCGAACGTGGCCCGATGGCCCAGCGGCGCCGTGGCCGCGTACAGCGCCTTGGTGGGGATGCACCCCTCGTTCAGGCACGTCCCGCCGAGGTGCCGCTTCTCGACGAGGACCGTCTCCACCCCGAGCTGCCCCAGCCGACGAGCAGCGACGTACCCCGCGGGCCCACCGCCCACTACCACGACCTGCGCCCGTTCCATGGCCCCAGTGTACCCGACCGCTCGCGCGGGCAGGCCGGAGCGGGGGGCACGGGGCGGCGGGAAGGACACCGTGGTCCGGGGACCGTGGTCCGTCGCCCCGATCCCTGCTCCATCCCCTCCCCCGAGCCCGACTCCCGCCCCTGGCCCACCCCTACCGGGGTGGGGGTGGACCGATGGCAGCACCCCCGCCGTGGGGTAAACTGGCGGGGTGGAGGTTCCGATGAAACGACTCTCGCTCTTCGCGTGTGTGATCGGTGGTTCCCTCGTACTGGGGGGGTGTCTGGGTCCTGTCGCCCCGGCGTTGCAGGCGGTGATCGCGACCGTTCCCCACCCCGCCCAGGGGGAGTACCCGCTTGCCGTGACCTTCGACGGCAGCCGCTCCGGCGGGGACATCGTCGACTACCTGTGGACGTTCGGCGACGGAACGAGCTCGTCCGGTGTCGTCACGTCGCACACCTACCTCGATCAGGGCACCTACTCGGTGTTCCTGACCGTGGTCGCCCGCGACGGAGCCACCGACCAGGCCTCGACGGTGGTCACCGTCCACTCGAAGCGGCCCATCGCCCAGTTCGCGATCTACCCATCCGCCGACGTCCGAGCCGGCGAGGAGGTCACGTTCAACGCCGCCGCCTCCTACGACCCCGACGGAACGATCGCCGAGTACCAGTGGGACTTCGGCGACGGCACCTGGCGCTCGACGAGCCTCTCCACGATCACCCACACGTTCCGCGATGCCGGTCAGTACACCGTGACGCTCGTCGTGAAGGACGCCGAGGGGGTCCTGTCCCTCCCCGCGATCCGGACCCTGCCGGTGAGCCGCGGCGGGTGCTGTGGGAACTGAGATCGAGGTCCCAGACATCCAGCGCACCCTGGGGGAGTTGGTTCGTTCCGTCCCGCCGGGCCGCGTCACCACCTACCGCGCCCTCGCCGAGGCCCTCGGCGACCCGGGCTCCGCAGCGTTCGTGGCCCATTGGATCGCGTCGGCAGAGGCCGAAGGGCTTCCCGTCCACCGCGTCGTCCATTCCTCTGGCGCGGTGGGCCGCGTGGGGGGGGGAACCCAAGATCAGGCCGCGGCCTCCCTGGCCGCGGAAGGAGTACGGGTCGTTGGATCGCGGGTCGATCCGCTGGCCCGGTACTTCGTGTGGGAGTTCCCGACCGACCGCCCGCTGGCCCGTCTGCAACAGGAGCAGGCGGCGATCGCCCAGCGGGTCGTCCTCGCCCCCCTGCCCGAGGTCCACACGATCGGGGCCCTCGACGTGGCCTACACGGGTCGGGACGCCGTGGCCGCGTTCGTGCTCGCCAGCGCCGACGGAGAAGTCCTCGAACAGGTCACCGTGCGGACCCCGGCACCCTTTCCCTACATCTCGACCTACCTCGCGTACCGCGAGCTCCCCGCCCTTCTTGCTGCGGTGGAGGCCGCCGATCAGGCCGGCTGGAACGCCGACGTGCTTCTCGTCGACGGCAACGGCATCCTTCACCCCCGCCGCGCCGGGATCGCGACCCACCTCGGCGTCCTTCTCGACCGCCCCACCGTTGGGGTGGCCAAGGGGCACCTCTGCGGCCACGCGAACACCGAGGGGATGACCGTGGGCGAGTGGCGGCCGGTGGTACTGGACGAGGAGACCGTGGGCGCGGCGATCCGCACCGACCGGAACCAGACCCTATTCGTGTCCCCGGGCCACAAGGCCGACCTCACGTCGGCGATCCTCCTCGTGCAGGACCTCACCGCGCGGACCGCCCTCCCGGCGCCCCTGCAATGGGCCCACGAGCTGGCGACAGAGACCGCCCAGTCCGCGTAGCGTTCCGGTAGCGGCGCACCCCGTAGCGTCGCAGCTTGTCTGCGACGGCCTTGCGCGACCCCTGGCCGACGAACCGGCGTCGGGGATAAACCCCGACGCTACGCAACCCAACGGCAACGGCGCGGGTTCCGTAGCGTCGCAGCTTGTCTGCGACGGCCTTACCCGACCGTCGCCGACGAACCGGCGTCGGGGATAAACCCCGACGCTACGAACCCCAACCCCAACGGCGCGGGTTCCGTAGCGTCGGACCCCGTGTCCGACGGCCTTACCGGTAGTAGCGTCGGACCCTGTGTCCGACGGCCTTGGCGGCCCCGCCCGAACGAACCCCAACGGCCAAACCCGAACGGCGAACCCCAACGGCCGTCGGGCATGAAGCCCGACGCTACTACAGCTCCTCGAGCGGAAACACGAGGGATCCCCCTCCTACGTAGTGGCGAAGATCCTCCACCAACCCGCGACGCACGGGGTTGGCAAGGATGTACCGGGCCAGTCCGCGCACATCCTCTTCCGCACGCACGATGTGATCGTAGAACCCTCGCTGCCAGAGCCCGCCCGTCCCTCCGTGCCGCCAGAAGACACGCGTAGAACAGCCCTTGAACCGTTGCACGAAGCGCGACAGTTCCACGCCTCCGGGCAACGAGACGAGAAGGTGCGCGTGGTCCGGCATGAAGCAGTACGCGTACACCGTCGTACTCATGACTGTGGCAACCCGTGCCAGCTCGTCAGCGAGCGCACCGCGGAGCGAAGCGTCACACAGAAGGGGCTGGCGATTGAAGGTTCCGAAGACGACGTGGTAGGGTCCGGGAAGGCGGTAGTCGAAGTCCTTCAGCCGTAGCGAGCGGCGTCTTCCGAAAGTCTTCGGGCGCTCGTCCATGGCAGATCCCCGCGATTGTAGCCGACGATGATCGGAAGGCCGTCGGGGATGAACCCCGGCCCCGCGAAACCCAACGGCCGTCGGGGATGAACCCCGACGCAAACCCGAAAGGCCGTCGGGGATGAACCCCGACGCTACGACGGCGTGGTTCCGTAGCGTCGCACCCTGCGTGCGACGAACGCCGCGTGGTTCCGTAGCGTCGCAGCTTGTCTGCGACGGCCTTACCCGACCGTCGCCGACGAACGGCCGTCGGGGATAAACCCCGGCCCCGCGAAACCCAACGGCTACGAAACCGGAAGGCCAAACCCGAACCGCAAACCCGAACGGCAAACCGAACGGACGTCGGGGATGAACCCCGACGCAAACCCGAAAGGCCGTCGGGGATGAACCCCGACGCTACCAAACCCAACGGCGACGGCGGGGTTCCGTAGCGTCGCAGCTTGTCTGCGACGGCCTTGCCCGATCGTCGCCGACGAACCGGCGTCGGGGATGAACCCCGACGCTACGACGCTCGGTCACTCATCCGACGAGATCCCGAAACTCGTCCAGGGTCAGCCCGGCTTGACGAATCACCGCCCGCAGGGTGCCTTTGGCGATCTCCTTGTGGTCGGGCACGGTGAGCCGCCGATAGGGGTACGCAGCCTGCCGGA
It contains:
- a CDS encoding TldD protein, part of TldE/TldD proteolytic complex, which gives rise to MEDRLREAVARSHADYTEARWEQVTRSRVAFQRDQLMALESGEEAGGIVRCLVKGAWGTAVFTDPADLPRKVEEATHLARTASAHVKDPVALAPVEPVEARWEGAMKRDFRGVSLDEKRRLAEGYNKFLLGFAPEIASTSVRYTDAWRNVIYANSEGTYIEQGIPDVTLMVAAVARKNGDIQQGFESLGYAAGFEVAQGREEDAAKAARRAVDLLSAKPVQGGTYTVILDPDLAGVFIHEAFGHICEADFLLKNEPMRKVMQLGTPFGVRSLNVVDDGYRPGERGNTPYDDEGVPWTKAYLIKNGVLTGLMHSRVTAHKMKAVPTGNARAVSWEYEPIVRMRNTYIEPGTATLDEMLRGIERGLYACSAFGGQTMFEQFTFSAAYGHEIVNGKIGPMVKDVVLTGNVFQTLQNIEMIGNDFKLEGSAGGCGKGGQWPLPTTTGAPHVRVRNVTVGGR
- a CDS encoding Dihydrolipoamide dehydrogenase of pyruvate dehydrogenase complex; protein product: MERAQVVVVGGGPAGYVAARRLGQLGVETVLVEKRHLGGTCLNEGCIPTKALYAATAPLGHRATFARMGIALDAAVDLDRLRSWVGEVVDGLRGGVAKLLAGAKVEVVVGEATIAGPGRVRIRSGDGEREVGAQTIVLATGSRPVELPGFPFDGERVWSSSDALRLTRVPERLVVIGGGVIGLELGTVYRRLGSEVTVVELLDRLLPGVGLSRRGESVLRRALAAQGIGVRLGVRAERLTPHGIVVRSGAGEEEIPADAVLVAVGRRAATDSAGLDAVGVRMERGFAVTDERFAAAPGVYAIGDLRGGWMLAHKASHEGLLVAEELAARGASSHVACGQEERVEWAVPQAIFTQPEVALVGVPVDEAAAQGLRVGRFPLAALGRAWAEGEPEGHVQVVADPAGKVIGAEFVGAHASDLVAEATLAIQAGLTADALAETVHAHPTFPEGLWEAALALLGRPLHSG